The following are encoded in a window of Carettochelys insculpta isolate YL-2023 chromosome 30, ASM3395843v1, whole genome shotgun sequence genomic DNA:
- the ATP4A gene encoding potassium-transporting ATPase alpha chain 1 yields the protein MGKADQYDMYSVEMEKQGDGDMDVKIKKKKTTKAAKKKEKLENMKKEMDVDDHQLSVEDLELKYHTSVRKGMNSTLAGEVLLRDGPNELKPPKGTPEYVKFARQLAGGLQCLMWVAAAICLIAFGIQCGQGDLTSADNLYLAIALIAVVVVTGCFGYYQEFKSTNIIASFKNLVPQQATVIRDGDKFQINANQLVVGDLVEIKGGDRVPADIRIITAQGCKVDNSSLTGESEPQTRAPECTHESPLETRNIAFFSTMCLEGTATGIIVNTGDRTIIGRIASLASGVENEKTPIAIEIEHFVDIIAGLAIFFGGTFFIVAMVIGYPFLKAMVFFMAIVVAYVPEGLLATVTVCLSLTAKRLARKNCVVKNLEAVETLGSTSVICSDKTGTLTQNRMTVSHLWFDNQIHTADTTEDQSGQSFDQSSETWRALCKIVSLCNRAFFKSGQENVPVPKRIVIGDASETALLKFSEITLGNVMEYRERYKKACEIPFNSTNKFQLSIHELEDPRDPRYLLVMKGAPERILERCATIMIKGQELPLDEQWKEAFQTAYMDLGGLGERVLGFCHLYLDPGQFPRGFPFDSDEMNFPTSGLCFAGLVSMIDPPRATVPDAVMKCRTAGIRVIMVTGDHPITAKAIAASVGIISEGSETVEDIATRLRIPVEQVNKRDARACVVNGGQLKDMESEELVEILKMHPEMVFARTSPQQKLIIVESCQKLGAIVAVTGDGVNDSPALKKADIGVAMGIAGSDAAKNAADMILLDDNFASIVTGVEQGRLIFDNLKKSIAYTLTKNIPELTPYLIYITVSVPLPLGCITILFIELCTDIFPSVSLAYEKAESDIMHLKPRNPRRDRLVNEALAVYSYFQIGAIQSFAGFTDYFTAMAQEGWFPLLCVGLRAQWEDDHLQDLQDSYGQEWTFGQRLYQEYTCYTVFFISIEMCQISDVLIRKTRRLSVFQQGFFRNKILVIAIVFQLCLGCFLCYCPGMPNIFNFMPIRFQWWLVPLPYGILIFVYDEIRKLGVRRHPGSWWDKELYY from the exons ATGGGGAAAGCG GACCAATACGATATGTACTCGGTGGAGATGGAGAAGCAGGGTGATGGCGACATGGACGTGAAGATCAAGAAGAAGAAGACCACCAAGGCGGCAAAGAAGAAGGAGAAGCTGGAAAACATGAAGAAAGAGATGGACGTG GACGATCATCAACTCTCCGTGGAAGATCTGGAGCTGAAGTACCATACCAGCGTGCGCAAG GGCATGAACAGCACGTTGGCAGGGGAGGTCCTACTCCGGGACGGCCCCAACGAGCTCAAACCGCCCAAGGGGACCCCCGAATACGTCAAGTTCGCccgccagctggctggggggctgcagtgcctgATGTGGGTGGCTGCTGCCATCTGCCTCATCGCCTTCGGCATCCAGTGCGGCCAAGGAGACCTGACCAGCGCAGATAAC CTGTACCTGGCTATTGCCCTCATCGCTGTGGTGGTCGTGACCGGCTGCTTTGGCTACTACCAGGAGTTCAAGAGCACCAACATCATTGCCAGCTTCAAGAATCTTGTTCCACAG CAAGCCACAGTGATTCGGGATGGGGACAAATTCCAGATCAATGCCAACCAGCTGGTGGTCGGTGACCTGGTGGAGATCAAGGGTGGGGACAGGGTCCCGGCCGACATCCGGATCATCACGGCACAGGGCTGCAAG GTGGATAACTCCTCCTTGACGGGGGAGTCTGAGCCCCAGACTAGGGCCCCCGAATGCACCCACGAGAGCCCCCTGGAGACCCGGAACATCGCCTTTTTCTCCACCATGTGCCTGGAAG gcACTGCCACAGGCATCATCGTCAACACCGGAGACCGCACCATCATCGGGCGCATTGCCAGCCTGGCCTCAGGCGTGGAGAACGAGAAGACGCCCATCGCCATCGAGATCGAGCACTTTGTGGATATCATCGCCGGCCTGGCCATCTTCTTCGGGGGTACATTCTTCATTGTCGCCATGGTGATCGGCTACCCCTTCCTCAAGGCCATGGTCTTCTTCATGGCCATCGTGGTGGCCTACGTGCCGGAGGGGCTGCTGGCTACTGTCACG GTCTGTCTGTCACTCACAGCCAAGCGTTTGGCCCGAAAGAACTGCGTGGTGAAGAACCTGGAGGCAGTGGAAACTCTGGGCTCCACCTCGGTCATCTGCTCGGACAAAACGGGGACGCTGACTCAGAACCGCATGACTGTCTCCCACCTCTGGTTCGACAACCAGATTCACACCGCTGACACCACAGAGGACCAGTCAG GACAGAGCTTCGATCAGTCATCAGAGACCTGGCGAGCTCTGTGCAAGATCGTGTCTCTCTGCAACCGAGCCTTCTTCAAATCAGGCCAGGAGAATGTGCCAGTGCCCAAG AGGATTGTCATAGGCGATGCCTCAGAGACGGCGCTGCTGAAGTTCTCGGAGATCACGCTGGGGAACGTCATGGAGTACCGGGAGCGCTACAAGAAAGCCTGTGAAATCCCCTTCAACTCCACCAACAAATTCCAG CTGTCCATCCACGAGCTGGAGGACCCCCGGGACCCCCGGTACCTGCTGGTGATGAAGGGAGCCCCAGAGCGGATTCTGGAGCGTTGTGCCACCATCATGATCAAGGGGCAGGAACTACCCCTGGACGAGCAGTGGAAGGAGGCGTTCCAGACGGCGTACATGgacctgggggggctgggagagcgTGTGCTGG GGTTCTGCCACCTGTACCTGGACCCGGGGCAGTTCCCCCGCGGCTTCCCTTTCGACTCGGACGAGATGAACTTCCCCACCAGCGGGCTCTGCTTCGCCGGCCTCGTCTCCATGATCGACCCGCCCCGCGCCACCGTGCCCGACGCCGTCATGAAGTGCCGCACCGCCGGCATCCGG gttatCATGGTGACTGGCGATCACCCCATCACGGCCAAGGCCATCGCGGCCAGCGTGGGCATCATCTCGGAGGGCAGCGAGACGGTGGAGGACATCGCCACCAGGCTGCGCATTCCAGTGGAGCAGGTCAACAAGCG ggACGCCCGGGCCTGTGTGGTGAACGGGGGGCAGCTGAAGGACATGGAGAGCGAGGAGCTGGTGGAGATCCTGAAGATGCACCCCGAGATGGTCTTTGCACGGACCTCCCCACAACAGAAACTCATCATCGTGGAGAGCTGCCAGAAGCTG GGCGCCATTGTGGCCGTGACAGGTGACGGGGTGAACGATTCCCCGGCTCTGAAGAAGGCCGATATTGGGGTGGCCATGGGCATCGCCGGCTCTGATGCTGCCAAGAACGCAGCTGACATGATCCTGTTGGATGACAATTTTGCCTCCATCGTCACGGGTGTCGAGCAAG GCCGCCTCATCTTTGACAACCTGAAGAAATCCATTGCCTACACCCTGACCAAGAACATCCCAGAGCTGACCCCCTATCTGATCTACATCACGGTCAgcgtccccctgcccctgggctgcatCACCATCCTCTTCATCGAGCTCTGCACTGACATC TTTCCCTCCGTGTCCCTGGCCTATGAGAAAGCGGAAAGCGACATCATGCACCTAAAGCCCCGGAACCCGCGACGCGACCGGCTGGTGAACGAAGCCCTGGCTGTGTACTCCTACTTCCAGATCG GGGCCATCCAGTCCTTCGCTGGCTTCACGGACTACTTCACAGCCATGGCCCAGGAGGGCTGGTTCCCCCTGCTCTGCGTGGGGCTGCGAGCCCAGTGGGAAGATGACCATCTCCAGGACCTGCAGGACAGTTacgggcaggagtgg ACATTTGGGCAGCGCCTGTACCAGGAATACACCTGCTACACTGTCTTCTTCATCAGCATCGAGATGTGTCAGATCTCAGACGTCCTAATCCGCAAGACTCGCCGTCTTTCCGTCTTCCAGCAGGGCTTCTTCAG GAATAAAATCCTGGTGATCGCCATCGTTTTCCAGCTctgcctgggctgcttcctgtgCTACTGCCCCGGCATGCCCAACATCTTCAACTTCATGCCCATACG ATTCCAGTGGTGGCTGGTGCCTCTGCCTTACGGCATCCTCATTTTCGTCTATGACGAAATCCGAAAGCTTGGCGTCCGAAGGCATCCTGGAA